Genomic DNA from Paucilactobacillus hokkaidonensis JCM 18461:
CTCATTTTGATAATTTTCTAGGATGGCAGCCACCGTCCTACCAACTGCTAGGCCGGATCCATTTAATGTATTCACATACTGTAACTTTCCGTCTGCATTACGATACTGAATATGAGCTCGCCGTGCTTGAAAATCTTCCGTATTTGAACAACTTGAGATTTCACGATAAATATTTTGTTGAGGCATCCAAACTTCAATATCATGCGTTTCGGCAGCTGAGAACCCCATGTCCCCGGTTGATAATGTAATAACATGGTAAGCCAATCCTAACTTTTTCAAGATACTTTCAGCATTGGCAGTCATTTTCTCTAATTCCGCGTATGAATCCGCTGGTTTACTGTACTTAACCATTTCAACTTTGTTAAATTGGTGCATCCGAATCAATCCACGTGTATCACGGCCAGCCGAACCAGCTTCCGAACGAAACGACGGTGTTAATGCTGTCACATAGATTGGAAGATTCTCTGCTGGAATTACTTCATTGGCAAAATAATTAGTCAGTGGTACCTCCGCAGTTGGAATCATCGTTAAATCTTGATCTTCATTTTCGATTTGATAAACATCTTTTTTAAACTTAGGAAATTGTCCGGTACCATACATTGTCTTACTATTAACCAAATATGGTGGCAAAACTTCTGTATATCCCTCTTTCATGTGTTCATCTAACATAAAATTGTAAACTGCTCGTTCAAGCTGGGCACCCAAGCCGACATAGTAGACAAACCGTGCTCCTGATACCTTGGCTGCACGTTCGAAATCTAAAATCCCAAGATCTTCACCAATATCCCAATGTGCTTTAGGTTCAAAAGTAAACTTCGGTGTTTCACCGA
This window encodes:
- the serS gene encoding serine--tRNA ligase; protein product: MLDVKKMRAQPDFFKERLATRGVSAKELDAIFELDEQRRELIKQTETLKAKRNDVSKQIAQAKRNKESADEAITAMQTVGQDIKKLDDQLNEIEADFQNKMAHLPNMPHEGIPVGPDEAANVELRKVGETPKFTFEPKAHWDIGEDLGILDFERAAKVSGARFVYYVGLGAQLERAVYNFMLDEHMKEGYTEVLPPYLVNSKTMYGTGQFPKFKKDVYQIENEDQDLTMIPTAEVPLTNYFANEVIPAENLPIYVTALTPSFRSEAGSAGRDTRGLIRMHQFNKVEMVKYSKPADSYAELEKMTANAESILKKLGLAYHVITLSTGDMGFSAAETHDIEVWMPQQNIYREISSCSNTEDFQARRAHIQYRNADGKLQYVNTLNGSGLAVGRTVAAILENYQNEDGSVTVPEVLVPYFHGIKQITKENAVPFLK